From the Hevea brasiliensis isolate MT/VB/25A 57/8 chromosome 13, ASM3005281v1, whole genome shotgun sequence genome, the window attacaaatattttttatttatttaaaatttgagtCTAAAATCTTACAAATATTACAATatgtaaacaatttaaatatcattaaattaaattttatttaaaaaaaatctcaattatttaatttaatttttcaattataaTCGTGGACATGCAAGAATTAAGGTGCAAGTGGATGTCATTTTCTTCATGGCTTCCTTGCCTGCAATTGATGTCTTTAAATGCACTTAAAACACTTGTCAATTTCGAATTAGTATGAAAGCAAGCAGAGTGCATTCCATCCTGGCGTAGATGGAGTGGCAATAACAAATTTAGAAAATGCATAATTAGAGCTCAACAAGTAACCACTAGTGCAAGAAAAGTTTTGTTTGTGGTTAAGTTTGGAGTGTCTTAAAGGTCATGAATGAATTGCTTAAATTTACTTCATAATAAATAATTACAGGTCCAGAAGTCGGCCACCTATACTCCTCTGTTAGAGATGGGTTGCCTAATCAACTCAGCTAAATCCATTTATCACAACTCACAagcaatttaattaaaaaaaaaaagttgatttTCCATCCCAGAAGTTGGGGAATTAATTATGCAGCTACCATTGGTTCAAACTTGTTCCTACTGCAAATATTAGTCAAAATTGATCTGGGTTACGTACGTACAATTAAGGAagtaaaaatacaagaaaattatgGCATTGTTTGGTTAAAATTCTCTGCTTTTTTGGAAAGTTCATTTTTTGAAAAATAACTTACCCTTTTAGGATAAGTAGGCtactttattttcttaatttatcaTAGAAAGTTAAgataaaatatcaattaaataagataaatttttACACTTTCTGAAAACTTGAAGTTATCCAATAAAATTACTCTAATCGGGACTTTCTTCCCTCCCATGTCTAACCTCCAACTCATGATTGAATAAGGAAATTATCAATTCCCAGAAGAAAAACTGTAACgttaatgaaagaaaattgatGGGATTCTAACAAGAGAGACTTTGCAGGATGTTTGAAAACTATAAAAGCTTGCAGGATGTTTGAAATCTACAAAAGCTTGTTTGAAAGttaaaattttacaagaatttaatttaattaatttattttctaataattttcatgtttgaaaatataataatcggaaggatttaattttttttttaattttaaaataatagttCATCATTTAAAAGAAAAGCATGTTTGTGtaaaaactcaatttaattattttcttacatatgattttttttaaaaaaaaacctaaatttataagaattcaattcaattaattttttttttttattaattctcatATTTGAAAACATAATCCCTATTTGGAAACCAAAATTTTATAAGTTTCTATtcaattgatttctttttgttcaatttctcaTGTTTTTGGGATAGAAGAATTCAATTGTTTTcaacttaaaaaatattttaaaggaaatataaataaaatatatttatgtaagaattcaattaaatttttttcctaCAAATGATTTATTCCACAAAAGCGGTGAAATTCAATTCTTTTAACTTTGAAAAAGAATTCATTTTAGAAAATAGAAATCAGACTAAAAATAATCTGACTGTGTGtgaatttaatttgaaatgaagtcttaatgaattaattaattttgaagtGAAATGCATGAAGGATACATTTGTAttctttttaaaataaattaacaaacTTAAAGGGAAACCAACAATGtataaaaatttagttataaTATTGGTTATGTATGTGAATTGTGCATATGCAATTGACcctcaaaaatcaatttaatataagtaattttattttataaatttatgtttaattttaaggattattcttttttttttttttgaaaaagctaaaacaaaatattacaaaaaaaTACTATTGCTTTCAACATTTTGCAAAGTGAGTGTGGGACAATATTTTAAATGTAACAGAAATTTGTTTAATATGATAGATTTTCCATCAATATaggtatattatattaattattttaaaataaaatggtCTCTACTAAAAATTTTTTACTCTAACCATGCAAGTTTTATTTTTACTAAATTCTAATTATCTAATTTCATGCTTTAAATATTTGTAatgatagtaaaaaaaaaaaaaaaactcgaaTTTGCATTGACATGCACAAATTAACCACATATATACATATGAAATTGAAGTAAAAAAATAttgcttttttttattttaatgatgaATATTATGAagtaatttttaatgaaaaagaatgtgaattaagcttatattttaaataaaaaaaattaaaaattaatatagtgGAAAATTGAAATTACTTAATAtgtacttaatttttttaaatgaatatccaataaatcgtatgataattaataaattaataattaataaattaataattaataaattacatAATGGGTAATAGTTATCTTATTTTCTTATTGTAAAGATAAACTATTTAAGAATAAATAGACCAAGAAATTTAAATACTAAATCTTTTTACTTTTTATATCTTAAaagtacaaaaaaaaataatcagatcattctaattaatttataattggttaATACGTAACTTAAATTCATAGATGTATATAAATagaattgtattaaattaaattgaaaggcAAATTAatcctatttatttatttatatataaaactaATTAATGTTTTTGCTTTCATTAAAAAAATGCGGTAGATGATTGTCACGTGCACGTCAATATCGGAAAGTCTTGCAAGATActttaagaaattaattattgatgAGAAAAACCAACTAGCCTTTTAGAAAGTTAAATCTCATGGTCTAATTTGAAATATTAATTACACTTTCATTGAATTAAGTTGAGtcaacttaaaattaaaaaaaaagaaataaatatataaattaaaaaaattattattacgcTATAAAAAGTCTAGTGTTTAAAAATATATCAAGATTTAAATCTTCAATCTTCGATttttatataaaagaaaatttaaaaattacggTTGGCTCCTCTGTTTGTGCACATGCTTTGGCTTTATTGGTAACCTAACAACGTGTAAGCTTGCTCCTGCATGTAACCCCAATCCAATCCAAACCAACCCACACGCAGCTCTTTAAATGTTTGCAGATTGCAGTTGGTTGTTGCATCCTCCACAACTCCCACTTTAAATCAAACCCAACAAAAGAAAAACAAACCAGCCACAACCCTTTCTCTTCTATATACCCAGAAATTGTACGACCTCCTTCTATGGATGTTGCTGTCTTCTTGAAGAGAAAGCCCAAGAAAATGGATTTTCATCAAACACATTGTTCTCACGTCGTTCCTCCTCAAAGCGCTTGCAAGAATAAAAAGAAGAAAGTGGGTAATCTTGATGACGATGGCACTCTGAACAAAGAGATTAAACGGTGTGGCTTAAAGTCGTTTTGGGAGCTTCCGGAGTACATGAAGGATAATGAGTTTATATTGAGTTATTACCGAGTCAGTTGGCCTCTTAAGGAAGCTCTTTTTAGCATTTTTCGTTGGCATAATGAAACGCTTAATGTCTGGACGTAAGTGATGATTAATGTCCgcttaattattttgttttaataatttttttctctatttttaaaaaaaaaaagttttttagtgtaataattttttgtttaagAACAATTAATGTTTAAATTTGCAGACATCTGATTGGCTTTTTACTGTTTTTGGGGTTGACCATTGCGAATGTAATGCAAGTTCCTCAGGTAGCGGATCTTCTCGGCTTGTTTACCAGGTTTGTttggatttttaatttttcaatttctttataattaaaaattacataaaaatttTAGATGTCTATTCCTTTGATTATTGCCAATATGGGAAAGTGTAATTTGTTTTCCTTTTAACGTCTCGAATTCAAGTCTCTCATTTATTTATTGAGACTTTCATtaaatttcttatatatatatataaaaaataatttttacctTAGGAtcagatataaaaaaataatgcaGGCAATTATATTAAGACAAATACTGTTgttccacattgtttgaaatgagGTGTTTCAGTAAATCTCTTATCCTTAACTAATTTTTTTCATAAGTAGACCTAATTCATTTTTTctatatagtattttaatttaGGTTACCTGTAAATGTGTATACTTATAAATTTCATGTAAACTTTATATTTCAGATGTTTATACCTAGACATGAGAAAATGTGTTGTCCCATgttaatttgaaataaaatatttgaaCTATATATAAgatttaagtaatttttttttaaaattagtttTTCAGATAAAATTAGTTCAGATTTATTTTTTCTATAAATACTATTCAAAATTGCATATTGCTTGTAAATGTGTTCAAGATAAGTTTTAGGGAAAAATTTTTAACTTTGCTACGTTAGATATGTTTAAAGCTGTGTTAGAGATTGAATTATACCAAATTTAATATTGTTGATAATTTTCCGgtttaataatttcaatataattcGGGCTTTCACAtcgattgtgaatgtttgtgtgtATGGGTTCATAAATATTACGAAGGTTCTACTCAGGTGTGGtgttggtaaaaaaaaaaaaattaatgaagtaTGAAATATACTCTCTGCTTGGCATGAGATGAAACCAAATCTTTTTGAAGAAGTTACTGAAAGTTATTGGCCTTGCAGGTCAATTCTTACTATTGCAGAGACAAATGTTTCccttaattcaaaggaattcttTTTGGTAAGTcacctaatatatatatatatatatatatcaccttCTTCCTTagaaagaaaaatatatataatttcaaaCAATTGATACCATaacattaattaatatatatgcaGGGAACTACAGAACTCTTAGATTTGAAGCAGATAACATCTCCAAAAATTGATATAACACCGCCAGGAACGGCGGTCAGCCGGTGGCCATTCTATGTATTCTTGGGTGGTTCTATGTTCTGCCTCCTCTCAAGCAGCATCTGCCATCTCTTTTCTTGCCATTCACACCATTTAAACATTTTCTTGCTACGTATAGATTATGTGGGTATCACTGCAATGATCATCACCTCATTTTTCCCTCCAATCTATTACATTTTCCAATGTGTCTCACATTGGCAATACATATACCTTGGTGGAATCACAGCAATGGGGATGTTCACCATCGTAACGCTGCTTTCTCCGATGCTTTCGACCAGTAAATTTCGAGCTTTTCGAGCTCTTCTCTTCTGTTCAATGGGGCTCTTTGGCATCATCCCTGCAGTACATGGTACAATTGTGAATTGGACTAATCCCAAACGCAATACCATACTAGTTTATGAATCTTTCATGGCTATATTTTACTTGACTGGTACTGGGTTTTACGTTAGCCGGATTCCGGAGAGATTGAAGCCTGGATGGTTTGATCTAGCAGGACATAGCCATCAGATTTTCCATGTTTTTGTGGTATTGGGAGCATTGGCTCATTATGGTGCCACACTTGCATTCTTGGACTATCGTGACCGCGTGGGTTGCTAAGAAAATCAAATCTATATACACCAAGGCCTTTGGGTTAAATTTATCTACATCTGATGTATTCAAGACACAAATATGTGAGTCTCGCCTATTTTATATGTGAGTCTCATTATACATATTATGTCTTAAATTTAATATAGATTAGTTAGGCAAGAATTTCCATGTTGCGATATATAAGGTGATTTAGAGTTTTCGTTACTTTCAATTTTTGATTCATTGTAATTGCTGTACCAAGAAAGGAAGGAATTGTTGGTATGATTAAGTTCCTTCGTAACTAAGTACATCAATGTTAGATGTTAATTAATGTCCTGTAATTGTATTATCAAAATTTGAAACACATGCATGAAGGATTTGAACTTTGATCTTATCATATAAATATTCAACCATCCAATTATTATTTATCTTATGATTGGTATTGTAGGTCTAATATGCATAAGACAGGTTGatctctttattattattattattgttattattattattattggcttAATtgcaaaaacaaaaattaaagtatggcacttttttcaattttatttagaacgttttaataaattatttaatttttgcaaCGTTATCATGAAGTTAGATTCAAGTGAAATTACTTATTaagtaatatattattaaatttgggATAAGTTGGAAATAATTAGTActctattaaatttaaattttatatatcaggtatgaatattttatttttaaaaataaaatttaatattttatagaattagtaaattctaaaatagaaattatcaataaaaaaaaatattttcatataattgtgAATCAAATGTATAAAACTAAACCGTTAGAGTAGTATGTGAATGGTTATAGTTAAGATTGGGATAAGTTAGATTGGGATAAGTTCGGACAGCAATAATATTCAATAATATTATGGATTCAGGTATTTGCTTAAAATTATTTAtcacattttaaaaattaaaaattattaattattttttattttactatttatttttattaaatattataataaatatttacataattttttaagaaaaataaaaagtgatttaattaattattaatatatttttataaaaccgtatttatctaattattttttaattactaTATAAAACTCAAATGGTCACAAATAAAGATGGACAAAGGTAGTATCAGGGCTAACCTCACGTGCCAAGACTAGCTCCCTCTTATTTGGTTGGATTAAAGCTCCAAAAAAGCTTTAGTTTCTCTGACTTCAAATATTCTTCTCTGGTGAATTGGGATCAGTTGGGAATGGGAGCTGGTGGCTGGAATGAGTGGATTCAACGTTGGAAGCCATGATTTCTTTCTCCTACaatctttctttctcttttttctccCTCACCGTTATTTTCCTCTTATATTTTCCTACCACCGACTGTCGTGACTCAAGCCAAGATGACATGACTGGCATTCCGCCTTACGCCAGTACAAGGCACTTcactgtttaaaaaaaaaaaaaatttgtcttcCTTTATttgctttttaaaaaaaattatatatatatatatatatatatatatatattaactttaCTCTATTAGTAGATCAtaaatcaatcataacatatgtatttttttttcttttaataaaaaattaagaaaataaaaatttaaatttaaaatttttaaacagaTAATAATGCTTTTAACTACTGAATTGAGTCGTATATATAAATTGAGTCGTATATAACGCATATATTTGTAACAACACCTTCTTATATGTTCAATATCCAACATATAATACCATAAGATAAGAAGTTAAACTCAACTCTGTTGAGGCAGTGgatgtagaataggctttgaagCGTGATGAATCACTTTTTTTAAGGTATTCATTGCTCTCACTCGATTGCTTCAAGGTTATGACAATATACCTctaggatacaacaaagcctgaaatctgcagacatCAACTCTTGAAGATTttccttaagaactctttatacaaaccaaatttagagagactagaagaaaagaagaagaagtagaagtagtatatatgtttggattgaaaaactcatccatatttataaagaataaaAAGTTATAGCACTTtttctagatagacacatctatCTATCTTCAATAGATATAATTGTTTGTGTAAAAGACAGATCTATTTATTAACAGGCACCTATGTAAAAAGTTGTGactttttgtatagaatagacatgtctattTATTAACAGATACCTATATAAACAGTTGTGATTGTTTGTTTAGAATTGACGTGTCTGTTTATTAATAGACATATCTACTTTttaataaacacatctgttcgtaatttatttacgaaaattacaataagataattattttatttcacacatatatgTGTCAAGTgctataatagaataatatatatattgaattatatatatataattctatacatattccACTTTTATCATTCCTtcacttttttatattttaacaatataaaaattatttttctctatattgtctaacatacaagctatttataataatcctccacttagcttgtattgttagatcccattgtttcatgcataatgaaaagtatcttttGATTTAAACTTTTCTttagtgtaagtatttcaaagttttaaagaaattatggtggccttagcttaaacctagattcctattaaatGGAACCGAAAATACTACACACACGAATCAATTAGTTCGACTTAAAAAGTTCACAAAAATTTTAGCACGAACATGGCCTTGTGCTACCTCCTGTTTTCATGAACATTTGCAAAGgttattctcacttttgttgaagcggcaccactttatatgttcatataggtgaagttttttttgtaataattttaaacttcattaagagtataaatactcatcctcatttcattaacttagtacactaagtacttaattacaacatttactaataacttgttgttaccctttaaactttatttagtaataatactataaaatagagttcccatcattagtaaatttaatagaaaattttTAATCCTAATCCAGTACACATATTTTTTATCATATCTCTCGAGAGCCCTTTTGTAAACAGATCTACCAGATTATTACAAGATTTAACATAAGTAATAGTAATAATTCTATCGGATATTAATTGTCTCACATACTCATGTCTTAAGTTAATATATCTAgactttccattataaatttaattataagctCTAGATATTTATGCTTGACTATCACAATGTAAGGAAACAGCAGGCATCGGTTGTGGCCACAACTTTATATCTAGTAAAAAATTTCTCAGCCATTCTGCCTCCTTACCAAATGCTGCTAGAGCTATAAATTTTGATTCCATTGTAGAATGTgttatacaagtttgtttctttgatgcccaAGAAATAGCACATCCTCCTAAGGTAAAAACCCAACCGGAAGTTGATTGATTATCATTAATACTAGTTATCTAGCTAGCATCTGCATAACCTTCTAACATACTtggaaatttattataaaataaatcaaaGTTTATAGTTCTTTTTAAATAACCAAGAACTCTTGAAATTGCTTTCCAATGTTCAATACTAGGCTTATTAgtgtatcttaataatttacatatTGTAAAAGCAATATCAGGTCTAGTGCAATGCATAGCATACATTAAGCTACCAGTTGCACTAGCATACTCAATTTGAGCAATTGCCCTGCCAGAATTTTCAGTTAATTAGGAAGAAACATCATATGGAgttttttgcttctttgacttttaaattattaaatttatttaatattttctcaATATAATGAGATTAGTAAAGAGCAAAACTCCCACCATGTTTTTTTACTTTGATACCTAAGATTGTATCTACCTCTTTTAaatctttcattttaaattttgaggtTAGATACTTCTTTGTATCATTCACACCTTCCATATTTGTTCCAattataagcatgtcatcaacataaaaacAAATTATCACACCAAAATCATCTGTAAACTTGGAATAAATACATTTATCAGCACTATTATGTTTAAAGCCATATTCCAAAATTGCAGAATCAAATTTCCCATGCCATTGTTTCGatgcttgttttaaaccatataaagatttaattaatttacaaacttTTCTTTCATTCCTTGGTAGAACAAATCCTTCTGGTTGCTCTATATATACTTTTTCTTTTAAGTCACCATTTAGAAAGACtgtcttaacatccatttgaattacatataaattatatattgataCTAAAGATAAAAGTACTCTAATGATGTTATTCTAGCCACTAGTGCATATATATCAAAGTAGTCAATTCCCACTTTTTGTTTAAAACCCTTTGCAACCAATCTAACTTTAAAAGTTTGAATCGATCCAtctgtattatattttttttttgaaaacccatttacatcctaTTGTTTTGGAACCAGGTGGCAAATCAACTAGAACCCatgtattattaaataataatgaatCCATTTCATCATTGATTGCCTCTTTCCAAAAAGCCACATCCCTTGTAGTCATTGCCTCTTGAAACGTTTTAGGATCATCTTCTACATttaacaaaattggtattttgttaagtacaactgaccTATTGCCTTCTACTAGAAAAACAATAGCCTGAGAAGATAAAAAATCTGGAtgtaaattcttttcttttctaatacgTTGACTTCTTCTAATTTTATTAGAAGAATCTAACTTTCTTTTGTTGCTAGAAGTTGATTCAAAATTAATATCAATACTAGAACCATTGCTTTGACTTGAACTATTCATGGGCTCATGCATAGGgtcattatgaaatttattttcgaTAAATTCAACATCTCTAGATTCTACAATTACATTTTagtctaaatttaaaattctataaGCTTTGAAATTTTTAGCATAACCAACAAAAACTCCTTTCAAAGCTCTAGGACCTAATTTAGTCCTTTTAGGATCTAGAACTCTATAATATGCTAAATAGCCCCATACTCTTAGATAGTTTAAGTTAGGTTTTCTATTTTTccataattcatatggagaaatcTTAAATTTTCTAGCGGAAATTCTATTATGTAAGTGACAAGCAATAAGTAAAGCTTCTCCCCATAAGTTTGTTGGCAAATTAGATTTCACAAGCATAGAATTAAGCATATCCACTAAGGTTCTATTCTTTCTTTCTGCCAACCCATTTTGATGTGGTGTATAGGGTGCACTAATTTGATGTATAAttcaattttcttcacaaaatgaagaaaattcaatGGAAAAATActcaaaaagtgaagaaaattcAATGGAAAAATACTCACCACCTCTGTCACTtctcaaaattttgatttttttttgctttttgatTCTCAACTTCAGATTTATAAATCTGAAACATTTGGAATGCTTgatctttatttttcattaaataaacaTAATTATATTTGGAGAAATCATCTATGAAAGTTATAAAATACCTATTTCCTCTTTTAGTCAATattccatttaattcacaaacaTCAGAATGCACAAGTTCTAATAACTTAGAAGATCTTTCAACTTTTGGAAAAGATTTCTTAATCATTTTTGCTTGTATACAGATTTCACAAGATTTTTTATTGTCATCTATATATGAAATTAAACCCTGTTTAGCCATAAATTTTAAAGATCTAAAACTAATATGTGCTAAACGATCATGCCATAAAGATAAATATGACTCAACAATATAAACAAAaatattcatattattattaatactGAGTTTAAACATTCTATCACATGAGTAACCTTTCCCACAAATAGTACATTTATGGACATAATTATTTTAACCTTTCTTACATAATAGACTAGTAGACACAAGATTTTTCTTTATTTCTGGCACATACAACACATTTACTAATAATAACTTCTTTCCCAAAGTGAAGTTTAATTCAACACTTCCTTTTCCCACCACTTTAGCAGAATCATGATTGCCCATTAGAACTTTCTACTACAActtcttcataatttttaaattgagtctTATCATTGCAAACATGAACAGTAGCCCCAGAATCATATCACCAATCATTGGATTTGGTTGCTGTAGCCATATTGAGTTCTGTTACCATTCCAATATGCAAATCTGATATCATTGCAATCAATCCAGTAGTTTGTTCAATTATATTTACTTTATTGGAATTCTGAGCACTATTATTCATACATTCTTATGTTTCTTTAGAAACCTGCATTCACATTTGTAATGccctttcttgccaaaattgtaaCAAGTTCTCCCTTTCTTTGATTTGTTGTTGCTGCCATAACTAGTACTGTTGCCTGCTGCTTCAGAAAACTTTCTCTTACTTCCAgaatttttcttttgaaaattctGACTTCCTTGCACAAAATTAACTTTTGTAGTAAATTCAGAAATAAATTTCTTATCACGATTTCTTGTCTCTTCTTCAATGTGCAAGTGTTTTTGAACCTGTTCAAGAGAAAAATCTTCTGTGGTATGCAgtaatttcttcctataatcattcTAACTAGGAGGAAGTTTTACTATTATTCCTCCTACTTGTAATGATTCACGAACTATCACTTTCAAATCTTTAAGTTTTGAAACAAGGACATGTAACTCATGGACTTGATCCATAATAGATATATTATCAACCATTtggaattcaaaatatttcatgatGAGAAATTTATCCACACCTTATTTTTCTGAGTTGTATTTGAACTCCAGTGATTTCCAGATTTTCATTGGAGACTTGACAAAAGTAAATAGATCATATAGCCTATCTgacaagttgttaagaatatgacctctgcatagcaattcatcttcttcacgttTGTCTCGATCTGCTTTCACTTGTTCATAATCTTTCTGGAGTTGG encodes:
- the LOC110660035 gene encoding heptahelical transmembrane protein 1-like translates to MDVAVFLKRKPKKMDFHQTHCSHVVPPQSACKNKKKKVGNLDDDGTLNKEIKRCGLKSFWELPEYMKDNEFILSYYRVSWPLKEALFSIFRWHNETLNVWTHLIGFLLFLGLTIANVMQVPQVADLLGLFTRSILTIAETNVSLNSKEFFLGTTELLDLKQITSPKIDITPPGTAVSRWPFYVFLGGSMFCLLSSSICHLFSCHSHHLNIFLLRIDYVGITAMIITSFFPPIYYIFQCVSHWQYIYLGGITAMGMFTIVTLLSPMLSTSKFRAFRALLFCSMGLFGIIPAVHGTIVNWTNPKRNTILVYESFMAIFYLTGTGFYVSRIPERLKPGWFDLAGHSHQIFHVFVVLGALAHYGATLAFLDYRDRVGC